The genomic interval ATTCCAAATAAATATGGTGTGCTTGAAAATTTTATCTCCACGTTATCTCATAGGGTATCTTCTATTCTCTTACCAGGTGGTGTGCTATCTCATCTTAATGACAATAGTTACATTTACACACACGAGTGAATTGATGCGTGGTTACTCTTCCATGATAATTCACATTCCTTTTTAGGTATCAAGAAATTTTGCTATGGGACCTCCCTGGAGGTCCGGTAGTTAGGACTTTAACTCACAGGACTCAGGTCAGTCCCTAGTTGGGcagctaagatcctgtaagccaagtagtgcagtcaaaaaaaaaaaaacacaataaaaagaagtaattaaaaaaaaataaaaagtttttcctGAGCAAAATCTCTTCCGCCAGCAAAAtcccaaattcttttaaaatcacttaCTTCGTTAAgcatatatttctttattctcttaaGTGAACAACTGGTGTGTACTTGAATTTCATTTGTATATGCATTACTCACATGAAAAGTTCTATATATGTGAAAAGTCAAATAATGTGTCTTTGCAGATGAAACCCTTCTGATAAATGTGGTCTGTGGGATTCTCTCTGGAGTCATATCCTCAAGCATTGCTAATCCAACGGACGTTTTGAAGGTAGGCAGCCctgtatcttgggcttccctcatagcttagttggtaaagaatctgcctgcaatgcaggagacctgggctcgattcctgggttgggaagatcccctggagaagggaatggcaacccactccagtattcttgcctggagaactccacggacagaggaacctggcaggctgcagcccgtAGCACtgcaagagtctgacacgacttcgtgactaaaccaccaccacagcccTGTGTCTTATAGGCACACTCTGCATTTTCTTCATGAGATCAACACTCAGATCATGAAAATTTGTGAATATAACACACTGTGCACGTGTGAATCTGTTTATAGTTTAGTGCTGTGAAGCCTCTGACTTAGAAAGCTGCACTCGGTGGTTTTCCCACTGATGCAGGTGAGCTCACAAGTACAGCCCGTTCTTGGAGACGGTGGTGATTTGGGAGGTTTTGGTGACTAACCAGAGAAAAACGTTTAGGCTTGGATGCATTTCATTTGTCATTGAAAATCTCCTGTGTTTTATTGGTTCATGAAAATAGGTGGACTGCAAGTTTTACACCTGTTGAGGCTGCATATTGGTGACCCTTTCTGAAGGCGTTATGTTATCCATTAATCTGACTccaggaaataataaagaaaatatttacttaaccACAAGTAGACATACCTTATTAGATGACCTTGCCGACAGCACCAGAATACAGTCTTCTTAAATCCCTTGGGGCTAACTAATTAAAGTCAAAATTAGGTGCAAGTCCTTGTTTGAACCCTCTCAagttttccctttccttccctccctctccttctcccccgTAATTACAAGCAGCATTCATTGCACTCTTCTTTGTACAAGTTGGTGTCCTGTGTGCTTAGAATCCAAGGATGACTAAGGCAAGgaccctgccttcagtcttcagCCTAGTAGGAGATTCTGATAACATCAAAGTTGTATATGGCAGGGACGCTACAGTTACACGGGTGCAAAGAGAGCTACCAGGCTGTAAGTTTACCCCGTGCTGGGGTTAGATTGCTAGAGAAAAGTTTCCACACTCATTCACCTCTTAAATGTTCGGAGAGGCAGTTACTGCATTTTGTCTTATTTTCGCATGTTACCATGGCAGTAGCAATCACCTTTAGAGTTTGAGGTAAATGCATGTGCTCCCTCAGACAAAATAAGGTACCAGTTTTTAGTGAAAAgtccctctttatttttaaaaatgtggagagCTACATCAAACGTTATTTTTATGTTGACATCTTGGTCATGTGAATTCCATGGCTGTGGTAAAGTTCACTTGTAAGTTCAAGTGTAAAAGAGTGTGACGGCGTCACATGCTGTCCTTTGGCCAGCACATCCACATACCTTTCGGTTTGGCTGGAGTGAAATAATAGTGGCGTGGAGTAACTAATTTAAGAAGAGTGCTTGCCCATGCTTGATGCTGCCAGGCACACTGGATACTCATTAATTATGTGAAGTCTTCAGAATTAACACTCAGAGTCTCTTTCCTGCTTAGTAACCTAGAGGAAAAAATGccactttctttccatttcaaaagactattaataataacaatagttttGTTTTGACACTTAATGAGCTACTACCTGCAATACTCTGGACTTTCCTCGATGCTTTTTGATGATTCCAAAGTGCCTAAGAACCAATCCATATAAACTTAAGCTAGCTTTATAGTAATATATAtggtacagttttttttcttttaacggTTATTaaacagcagattttttttttctagtttctttctcaCGTTAGTCTTTAATCTTTAGATACGGATGCAAGCTCAAAGCAGCACCCTTCAAGGAGGAATGATAGGCAACTTCATTAACATTTACCAGCAAGAGGGCACGAGAGGACTGTGGAAGGTGAGCTGACTTGgttcttcttctttaaaaaaaaaaggttttgttttccctatttccattattttatctaATCCAAATGGCATAATGAAGTAACTGAAGAATGACATCTGCCCTTGAAGGGATCTTCTTGCTTAATTTCcttaatttgtaaaatgaaaacatgtcatGATTTTACATCAGGAATGTGTCATGATTTTACAGTAACTTTCGTGTAATTCAcatggaagaaatgctatgaaggctgaatttttgtttgtttttttcttttttaagttcttAGGGAGAAGGGCTTACAGTTATGTTGGGTTTTTTCAGTGCTGTGGTTTCATGGCTTCTGTGAAGACCGTTAATCAGGCGCTGGTATGGAATGCTATTTCCTAGTATTCTAGGGACTGTTAGTTCGTAGAATGATCCGAAAGGCGACCCAGTCCCATTCTCTCCGTACATACAAGGAAACCGGAGGCGCTGAGTGGTGACTTGTCCTGGTGAAGGTCGTACAGTTAGTACCAGAATCAGAATTGGGCTTTGGAGCTTCTGACTTCTTACCCTCTGTCACTGCATTTCTACCCACCAGCAGGCAGACATATAAAAATTGGCCATCGTTTGTGGGGGAGAGATGTCTGAATCttcattattgatatttttaccCAGGGTGTGTCCCTTACTGCTCAGAGGGCTGCTATCGTGGTCGGCGTGGAGCTGCCAGTCTACGACCTCACCAAGAAGCATCTGATTCTCTCAGGCCTGATGGGAGACACGGTGTACACCCATTTCCTGTatgtttatggattttttttttaattaatgttctAGGTATGCGTGACTTTAGAGTGGAAATTGGCTACAAATTTAtagacattttaaagaaagtgtattataaaagtattatattcTCATATTTGAAAATTACGGTACAGAAGTAAAGCAGGAAAAGGTATAATAAGCCTTCATCCTTTTACCTGGGTAGCCATTGTTAACTGTTTGATATGTACCTTCAGGTTTTTCTATGCACATGTAAGTACATCTACAAAAATATATTGCTGTGttgtgctcaggcgtgtccgactttTTACAACCATGTAGACTgtagctcctcagtccatgggtttctccaggtgagaatactggagtgggttgccatgccctcctccaggggatcttcccaacccagggatcgaacctgagtctcctgcattggcaggtggattctttagcactgagccaccaggaaagccccacaaaAGTATATCACATGTGCTTTATTACGCAACTATGATCGTGTTTggcattcttttacttttatttttatattttaaaatttttttcaactttattgaggtataagtaacaagtaaaattttaagatatttaaagtgcacAATGTGAtttgatacatatgtatattgtgaaatgattaccccCATccagttaattaacacatccatcattTTGTGTGTGAGAACAAAATTATTCTACTCTCGTAGCAAATTTAAATTATGTATGATACTGTTATCAGCCATAGCCACCGTATTATATATTAGACCCTCAGaccttattcatttattatttttaaatgaattattttggaGTATTGTTgctttatagggcttcccaggtgactcagtggtaaagaattcacctgccaatgtgggaaactctggttcgatccctgggtcagaaaaattccctggataaggaaatgacaactcactccagtactcttgcctgggaaaccccatggacagaggagcctggggtagcaaaagagtcagaccaggactgagtgactaaacaacaagaagttGCTTTATAAGACCGTCTTCATCttaaaactgaaagtttgtatGCCTTTCCCAACCTCTCCCCTGTTTCCCCCAGCCCCTAACTCTCGCAGTCacttttctactctctgtttctatgacgTTTGGCAACTTTGGAGACTGTTCTGATTCTCACACCTCAGCTGGACGAGGAGTGCTAATGCCATCATCTGGGTAGAGGCTAGTGAACCACTTACACCTTACACTGCACAGCAAAGACATTCCCAACAGAGACTTATCTGTTCAAAGTGTTAGTAGCTCCGAAGCCGTGAAACCCGACTCTTGAGTTAGTTGATGCCAGAACGGGTCTATGGTCCAGGTATCAGTTTAGTAGTCCCATGGGCCCCCGGTGGGCATTATGTTACAGTGAGGAAATCTTTGTCTCTGATCTCTTAGGACAGGATAGTTATGATACAGCTAAAATTACTCTGATGCCTGTTTATaggtggatagatagataaatagatcatCCTTGGAAGATGTTCCTTGTATGTTTCTGTATTCCTTCCTGTTTCTACGACAGCCCAGAACCTCAAAGGTATTGTTAGCCGGGACTGGAATTAATAAGCCAGGACAAACAGTGCCGGTGTTTAGAAGTCTGTGTAGCACTTAGATAAGGTCCTGACTCGCATGCGTTCTGTCTTGTTACCTGTTACACATTAACCTAATTTGGGGGGCGGCTGTTTCCTGCCTTTGATATGCTTCTCTAATGGTCTCCTTTATAGCTCAAGCTTCACCTGTGGGCTGGCGGGAGCCCTGGCCTCAAACCCTGTGGATGTGGTGAGGACACGTATGATGAATCAGAGAGTCCTCCGCGATGGCGAGTGCCCCGGCTACAAAGGCACCCTGGACTGCTTGTTACAGGTGAGTGGGGCTGTCCGTCTGTGCACTGTTGTGAGTTCTTTCTGTGGCTTCCATGTTACCCTCTGAAGAGTTTCTCTTCATGATTTAAAAACACAAGGGTTTAGAGCCCGATGACCCTCTGGTTCTGTCACTTGTAATCCTGTGACTCTGGTCTGTGTACAGACAGTGTACACCTCCATTTCCTCACAAGTAGCACGGTGATAGCACCTGTGTCACAGGATTATTATAAAAACATTGTGAAAATACTGCCGAAATGGTTAGCGTGGTGCCTGGAATAATGTCATGTagaaatattgtatatatttataataagtaTAAGCATAATAATACAGCCTTGTTCATagaatatagtatattaatatgAGGGACACTGGTTAAATAAGCACATTTGCTTAGTCTTCAACATTCTGTGGATTGCTTCTGTCTATGAAACTGCCCcccaaatatatgtatacatatatatatacattttttaatttatatttatttaatcaaaGAAGTATCTAAGTTTTGAGGGCTTAATATAACTACGATGAGTGATGCTCTAAAGCCTTGAGATGGTACAGTATTTGCCTAACACAGGGgcttttataaatacaaaatttaaatgagtatttagaaatgaaagttcatttttcttctgtctctgctCTGCTGTGAAGGGTGAGAAAATACTCATATTTTCTGCGATGACAGTAGAATTGTGTCTGCTTCCAGAATATATCGCCTTCCTGTTGGAATGAATATCCTTCATTCAGACATCTCTGAAAGGAACCCATGAATCGTAACCTTAATTTGCAGTGTAAATAACTGGGCCTGCTGTTGATGAGTAGATGACAGTTTGGGACTGTCTCTGCTACTGACTGCCAGCAGCCAAGATGAGGGACCACTTCTGTGGTTGCTGTTTCCGTCATGATGCTGGCACACCCCTAGACTTCAAAATACTGCTTTAATGAAGCAAAGATACTTAATGTTGTCCATCCAACAACATGAAGTAAAGGTGCCCTGAATTATACCTTTATCACTGTTGCCTCCCTTTCTAATTTGTGACCTGTTGTGAGTCCACATGGCAAGGAGGCAGTAGACTCTAGTTTGGAATTAAATCTCACTTCATCCAGCTCCTGTTTGCTTTGGGTGTGGCATGGTGTGGTACAGAGCCCGAGTCCTCACCTAGGCAGAAAGCTTTAAAGAACAAAGTGAGGCAGTGGGCGATGATTTCGTAGATAGTCCTTCCaacagaactttatttttaagaaaaatagacCAGTTCAGTCTGGCTACTAATTATTGAGGCATATTTGACATAATTGGAAAGTTGGGCgctaacttttttttccccctctcccttcTAACAGACATGGAAGAATGAAGGGTTTTTTGCTCTATATAAAGGGTTTTGGCCAAATTGGTTGAGACTTGGTCCTTGGAATATTATTGTATCCTTTTCTGTTGTAGTAGATCTGAACAAAGATATACCGAAAGAATGTTGTTTGCATAAACTATCGGGTTATTAACTATAattaaaaggagattttttttctcttttgaattcttCTCATTCAAGAAGTTAACTATTTAGTTTCTTTATACACAGGTATAAAGTCTCTCTGCCAGGCTCTGTGAAACTTGGTTTAATGATGGTGTTCTTGAAAGCCAATGATATCAATGAAAACCTTTATTTAGACTCTGCTCTAGGAGCTGAGTGTGTTTATGATTTCAGAGAGAGacaaggatttatttatttattctgtaaaTCCCTGGCCACCCTTGGGCAGGATGTGGTTTGGCAGCTATGTTTAGAATGCTTGAGAGTGCCCAATGATAGGAATTAGCTCCAGAATTATTTGCCTGATAAGCAGTTTGTCCATCACACCAAAGTGAGAGGCAGGAAAGAAACAACAGTTTATTAGGAATGAAAGAATTGTAAAGTAGGAGATGTTGGTTTCTACCACCCTtgttctacttaaaaaaaaattttttttaattgagtataCTTGCTTTACCACCCCTGTTCGTCATTATCTGTGCTTCCCTCCCATGGAAGCTTGCCTACCGGCCACCCTGGAGGAGAACTTCTAGGGTTCCTGCCTTCTCTTACAGACTTGACTATTCTGTACAGTCTTCCCCAATGTTAGAAAAGCTAGCAGTATGGATGTACTCCCAGAAGCTATTGCAGCTGATG from Cervus canadensis isolate Bull #8, Minnesota chromosome 9, ASM1932006v1, whole genome shotgun sequence carries:
- the SLC25A30 gene encoding kidney mitochondrial carrier protein 1 isoform X3 — encoded protein: MSALNWKPFVYGGLASITAECGTFPIDLTKTRLQIQGQKNDANFKEIRYRGMLHALVRIGREEGLKALYSGIAPAMLRQASYGTIKIGTYQSLKRLFVERPEDETLLINVVCGILSGVISSSIANPTDVLKIRMQAQSSTLQGGMIGNFINIYQQEGTRGLWKGVSLTAQRAAIVVGVELPVYDLTKKHLILSGLMGDTVYTHFLSSFTCGLAGALASNPVDVVRTRMMNQRVLRDGECPGYKGTLDCLLQTWKNEGFFALYKGFWPNWLRLGPWNIIFFVTYEQLKKLDL
- the SLC25A30 gene encoding kidney mitochondrial carrier protein 1 isoform X2: MSALNWKPFVYGGLASITAECGTFPIDLTKTRLQIQGQKNDANFKEIRYRGMLHALVRIGREEGLKALYSGIAPAMLRQASYGTIKIGTYQSLKRLFVERPEDETLLINVVCGILSGVISSSIANPTDVLKIRMQAQSSTLQGGMIGNFINIYQQEGTRGLWKGVSLTAQRAAIVVGVELPVYDLTKKHLILSGLMGDTVYTHFLSSFTCGLAGALASNPVDVVRTRMMNQRVLRDGECPGYKGTLDCLLQGEKILIFSAMTVELCLLPEYIAFLLE